The DNA segment ACTGTCTACTCGCTATATTTCTCGGCTCAAGCCTCCTGATACAGGAGAGCAGCTGTTCTGTGCCATTGTTTTGGTGCTACGAGATATCTTCATGGTGTTTGGTAATCTTGTTCGCTGGAACTGCCTTCTTCCTTAGAAGAAGAGCCGCTTTGAGTATTGACGAAGGAGAGTTTGAGAACAGAAGCCATCAGGGACTGGAGATGCTTGAAGCTAATCATCCTTTTGAGTTCACACCAGATGTTGAAAGAAGAGTGAACGAGGGGTTTAAAGCATGGATGGGTCCATCTTTGCTATCATCTGATGACGAAGACGAAGACGAACCCGAGTTTTACAATAAGGTGCCCAATGTAACAGCTTATACTCTTTCAAGCAGGCAAAGATCTTGATTCTTGAAAAGTAGAATTTGGTATATGATGGTAACAAAGACACATAGTTTACTTCTAGAGATGGTTGCTTTAGAGATTGATCTCCACAAATTGTTGTCTCTAATTAGATAAGTGATAGGGCCAGAGATTTTCCTTTCTCTGATAACAGCGTACTAGAATCCGAGTTATATAATAATTGCAAATCCCAATATTTTTAGCCACGGGACATTCTCTAATCAAATTATACGAATTAACCTTTTCTATTTGTGTTTAATACATATTCATGAAGATTTATAAGTTAACTTTTTGAGAACTAAGTAACTTTTTCGGTATTAATCAATGGTTTCATGTCCAGAGTTGAAAGATCTACACATTACAAGGAAAAAGTTAGACAGAGAGAGTGAATCTGACATTAGACATACATATATGggatgataaataaaaaattgaaggTGAGAATGAATGTCTATCAACAAATGTTGTTTTTTTCTACCTGCAACTCTTCAAAAGGTAAGATGATGGGCTCGAGTAGCTGCCTGGAGAAGCAGATGATACCTTTGCTTTCCCCGGTGTCCCACAGTTACTGAAGTCCAAAGCTCGACCCTCCACCTGCATTTCCACACACTATTAGTTCAGAGTAAGTCAACTTATGAACTCAAACTCAAAAACTGCTATACCCCTCATCTCTACCAGTTCAAGATTCAATTATCAACATTAAGCTAGaccaagaagagaagaagagacttGATAAAGTTTTCTACTAACTAGCAAAGGGTTGAGAAGTGAGTTATGTTGTGACAGTTGAGAGCTGCTACCTGGGATCGGTTTTCAAGTTGATCATGAGGCCAGTGTTGATTTTCTTTCCCTTGAATAGATTTGTTCAGCCGTCTCTTCTTGAGTATCGTTTCAGGTGTGTCATTACCCAAGACTTCCAAAGCATCTGCATATGCCGTAGCTGTGTGTTCACTCAAGTGTTTCATCAGTCCTATGGCATCATAACTTCTCTCTCCGGGACTCATAAAGCACCCAATATCCTGAGAATAAAAGTTAAACAACAAAACATATTTGTCCATCAACAACAAGTAGAGAATCCAGAAACTAGTTTCATTCAAAGTCTATTCCATCTCACATTACCTCAAGTGTAATATCTGGATCCAAATTTTGGCTTTGCAAGAAAGATCCAAAGAGTAAAGGTGATTTCCATGGTGATGACTTCCATGGTGATGGGGTATCAAGGAGTTTTTTGAACGGAGTTCCATCAAATCTAGAAACGAATGGAACCAAGACAACTTAGAATAATatgattcaaaagaaaaatcaggTAACAAACACATAACAGCGGAAAGGAGAAACTTACATGCTGAAGGTTTCAATATCTACACTACTCTCTGCAGTGTTGGTTTTAATTCCTGAGATTACTGATAAAGGAATCTCGTCTGCTGTGAATGGAGGTTCTGACGAGATTTCTTCAGTTGGAATAGTAGCTAATGACTTTTCGTGTTGGTCTGATGGATCTTTCGCAACTGTATTCACTTTGTTATCCAGTCTAGATCCAGCTTTATCAGGAGAGCTCACTTGCATCCCAACATCATTATAATAAACCAAACTCCTACGAGTTTCTTGGTCCTGGTGCAGATGAAAGCAACAGCTTTAGAGAGATTAAAGCTTTTAAGGTTAAAATATTGGAGAAAGAGAGATTAGATTACTAGATGCAATGTGCTTGAACAAACTAGACTGTCACGTTCCAACAAGAAGACATTTCAATGAACTAGATGATGTGTTAGGCAACGAGAAGTGAACTAGTAGACTCATTATATGTATACCAGAAAGTTCCCGTTGAATGAACTTACAGTTTTAGCTGAAGACACTCCTCCTGACTCCAAGGTTTCGTTTGGATCCTCTTTGGCTTCGGAAGAGGAGGCACGTTTATTTTTATTGCAATCATCTAATCTTGAAAAATCTAAAGCCAAGGAGGAAGCCTTAGCACTTTTcaccattttttcttttctcctaTCAAGCATAGGTGACAGCAGCAAGTCCCCACGCCGCTTCTTTAAGATGGATGGTGCACCACTGAAACTTTTGACATCAGGGCTCTTATCATGACGCGGTGAATCCCATAGCCTTAACGGAGTTGTACAATTCATCAACTGGCGGATACCAAAGGGACTGTACTCTTGCCTTAAGTCACTGTTTGATGGTACAAGATCACAGCTGAAGAAAGGAATATCTGCACTTGGAAACCGTGGAGGCTCATAACAAAGAGATCCTTTGTCCTTTTCAGCTGGCTTCTCGTCAATAGGGAAATGAATCTTGTTCACTCTAGAAGGAGAGGCAAAGTTATTCAGAGGTACTAGCTTCAAAAAATCCTTGGTAATATATGATTCTGGGATGCCATCATTATCATCATTGCCATCATTTGTATCAGTTTCACGTTCTAATGCAGTAGCTCCAAGGAGATCACAATCTTGAGCAGAATCATTGTGGAGTAAAACTGAGTCCTCCACAGCTGAATATAATAAAGTAACACCATTATGACCCTCCAGGCTCTCAGAATTTGATTGATGCCAAGATAAAGCTGGAATGTTTCCCGTTTCATGAGCATTTGTTTCTTCTCCTTTGCCCTTTGGAGGGTCAACCATGTTCTGACCTTGCTCACCAGAAGATGTACCATTATCTTTCATGGCATATGGGAAAAGAACCCTACAACACTCCACGTCCGTAGTCAAAGTTTGAGGTTGTGGATGAATACTTGTGTCCGAGTTTGGCAAAGAAGGTTGATCACTTAATTTGACAGAATCTTGAAAAGCCTGGCATGCTTCATTTTTTTCATCTCCATCCATGTTATGAGCCAATAACTGAGGACAGTCTAGACTGAGATCCTGTCTAACATTGTTAGACACGCCCTGCAAGTGATCCTCTGTAGCTGTGGTGGTTCTAACCTCGGGGACAACAATTTTAACATCTTCAAAGGAAGGGCAGTAAGATTCTGCATGAGATGGAGAGTTTGAGACTTGCTGCTCCAATCCTGAAAGCAATTCAGGAATGTAGAACTCTTCATTTGGAGGTTTAACCTCGTCTAGCAAATCATTGTTCGACTGTGAACAACTAAAAACAGTTGAAGCTTGGCTGCATTCTGATTCTTCAGCATCAGCCCCTTGCCTGAAATTACTTTCATCTCCACTGCTGTGCATCAACGAGGAAGATGAAGCTACGGATCTGTTCTGAAGAGCAACGAGTGGCGAGCTTTGACACTGATCTAAAAGACCTGATGCGTAGTAGGAATCCAACTTCTTCTTAACTGCGCTGTTCCAGTGATTTTTTATTGCATTGTCTGACCTATGGAAACCATAagaacaaataagaaaataaccaaagaagaaggaaaatgCATAATCATAAGTAaaagttgactcgaccagccgtgcaacaatcaaacaagaacatgcacatgGAATCACTAGCAACTTAAACCAATCCGAAGATGCTACAATGTATACATAAACGCTTAAACCCGAGTTTCAGACACATGGA comes from the Brassica rapa cultivar Chiifu-401-42 chromosome A01, CAAS_Brap_v3.01, whole genome shotgun sequence genome and includes:
- the LOC103850523 gene encoding transcription factor MYB3R-1 isoform X2, whose translation is MKPEMKAPNVKEGGSQGNLQGKHGRTCGPTRRSTKGQWTPEEDEVLCKAVERFQGKNWKKIAECVKDRTDVQCLHRWQKVLNPELVKGPWSKEEDNTIIALVEKYGPSKWSTISQHLPGRIGKQCRERWHNHLNPGINKNAWTQEEELTLIRAHQIYGNKWAELMKFLPGRSDNAIKNHWNSAVKKKLDSYYASGLLDQCQSSPLVALQNRSVASSSSLMHSSGDESNFRQGADAEESECSQASTVFSCSQSNNDLLDEVKPPNEEFYIPELLSGLEQQVSNSPSHAESYCPSFEDVKIVVPEVRTTTATEDHLQGVSNNVRQDLSLDCPQLLAHNMDGDEKNEACQAFQDSVKLSDQPSLPNSDTSIHPQPQTLTTDVECCRVLFPYAMKDNGTSSGEQGQNMVDPPKGKGEETNAHETGNIPALSWHQSNSESLEGHNGVTLLYSAVEDSVLLHNDSAQDCDLLGATALERETDTNDGNDDNDGIPESYITKDFLKLVPLNNFASPSRVNKIHFPIDEKPAEKDKGSLCYEPPRFPSADIPFFSCDLVPSNSDLRQEYSPFGIRQLMNCTTPLRLWDSPRHDKSPDVKSFSGAPSILKKRRGDLLLSPMLDRRKEKMVKSAKASSLALDFSRLDDCNKNKRASSSEAKEDPNETLESGGVSSAKTDQETRRSLVYYNDVGMQVSSPDKAGSRLDNKVNTVAKDPSDQHEKSLATIPTEEISSEPPFTADEIPLSVISGIKTNTAESSVDIETFSIFDGTPFKKLLDTPSPWKSSPWKSPLLFGSFLQSQNLDPDITLEDIGCFMSPGERSYDAIGLMKHLSEHTATAYADALEVLGNDTPETILKKRRLNKSIQGKENQHWPHDQLENRSQVEGRALDFSNCGTPGKAKVSSASPGSYSSPSSYLLKSCR
- the LOC103850523 gene encoding transcription factor MYB3R-1 isoform X1, with product MKPEMKAPNVKEGGSQGNLQGKHGRTCGPTRRSTKGQWTPEEDEVLCKAVERFQGKNWKKIAECVKDRTDVQCLHRWQKVLNPELVKGPWSKEEDNTIIALVEKYGPSKWSTISQHLPGRIGKQCRERWHNHLNPGINKNAWTQEEELTLIRAHQIYGNKWAELMKFLPGRSDNAIKNHWNSAVKKKLDSYYASGLLDQCQSSPLVALQNRSVASSSSLMHSSGDESNFRQGADAEESECSQASTVFSCSQSNNDLLDEVKPPNEEFYIPELLSGLEQQVSNSPSHAESYCPSFEDVKIVVPEVRTTTATEDHLQGVSNNVRQDLSLDCPQLLAHNMDGDEKNEACQAFQDSVKLSDQPSLPNSDTSIHPQPQTLTTDVECCRVLFPYAMKDNGTSSGEQGQNMVDPPKGKGEETNAHETGNIPALSWHQSNSESLEGHNGVTLLYSAVEDSVLLHNDSAQDCDLLGATALERETDTNDGNDDNDGIPESYITKDFLKLVPLNNFASPSRVNKIHFPIDEKPAEKDKGSLCYEPPRFPSADIPFFSCDLVPSNSDLRQEYSPFGIRQLMNCTTPLRLWDSPRHDKSPDVKSFSGAPSILKKRRGDLLLSPMLDRRKEKMVKSAKASSLALDFSRLDDCNKNKRASSSEAKEDPNETLESGGVSSAKTDQETRRSLVYYNDVGMQVSSPDKAGSRLDNKVNTVAKDPSDQHEKSLATIPTEEISSEPPFTADEIPLSVISGIKTNTAESSVDIETFSIFDGTPFKKLLDTPSPWKSSPWKSPLLFGSFLQSQNLDPDITLEDIGCFMSPGERSYDAIGLMKHLSEHTATAYADALEVLGNDTPETILKKRRLNKSIQGKENQHWPHDQLENRSQCVEMQVEGRALDFSNCGTPGKAKVSSASPGSYSSPSSYLLKSCR